The Pedobacter ginsengisoli region GCTTAATGTTATTGTACTAACTGCTGCTTTGTCTGTTTATAATAGTTGTGTTTACAGTAACAGCCGGATGCTATTTGGCCTGACGGAACAAGGGAATGCACCTTCTTTTTTATCGAAGTTGAATAAGAATTCGGTACCGATTAACGCAATCTTAATATCGAGCCTATTTGCAGCAATATGTATTATAGTTAATAAGCTAATGCCCGAGAAGGCGTTAGAAGTTTTAATGTCGCTGGTGGTGTCTTCTCTAATTATCAACTGGCTAATGATTAGCATTACTCATTTGAAATTTAGAAGAAGTAAAGAAGCTGAGCGGGTTAAGACTAAGTTCCCTTCTTTTATTTATCCTTTGTCGAATTACCTATGTCTGATATTTCTGGTAGGTATTTTAGTTATTATGTGGATAACAGGATTAAAAATGTCTGTTGAGCTTATTCCTGGATGGATCTTATTACTTTATGTTTGTTACCTGGTGGTTCGTAAAAAGAAAAGCGGAGATAAATCATAAGATTTACCCCCGCCATCTAAATTAACGCTCTCATAAATATAAACGAAGAAATGAGTAAATGGTTTAATCGTTTCTGTGTTTTTTTGGAGGTATGACAGTAATATGATATTGTGTGAAGGCAATTTCTCACTTTATCTTAAATGCAGTATTGTTTGGAAAGAAAGTTGTCGGCCGGAGCGTTTGTTTTGATAGACAACGAACATCGCGGTAGCACATAAACCAATTATCCCCGCTAAACAAACGGCTAATCGCGGACCAAAGGCTTGAGCTGTCCAGCCGATAAGCAGACTGCCTATAGGGATCATTCCCTGATAAGCCATAATGTAATAACTGATGGCGCGGGCTCTCATTTCAGGAATAGTATGTGTTTGAATGTAAGTGTTTATGGCAGATGTTTGGGCCATCATACCTATACCACCAAAGGCCATAAATACAAGGGCTAAAGATAGTATGCCTGAATAAGCCAGCATTATTAAACTTACCCCAAATATGGTGCTTGCCAAGACTATAATTCTTTTTAATGGTTTAGCAGACCTTAAATTAGCTAAATACATTGCGCTAATTACCGAGCCCAGGCCGGCAGCACTTTCGAACCAACTAAACGTTCCTGCATCGCCATGAAATAGATCTTTAGCAAAAATTGGCATTAATGTATTAAATGGAATTACGAATAAACTGCTAATACCTATCATAAGGATCATGCTGCTAAGTTCTCTGTCGCTTGATACGTATTTGAAGCCTTCTTCCAGCTCAATCCAAATGCTTTTTTCTGATCTTTGTGTAACGCCAAGGTTTAGTTTCATTAAGAACAGACATAGTAGCACAGGGATGTAACTTAAAAAGTTTCCGACAAAACAAAAGTCTTCGCCAAAAGTACTCAGTATTACTCCTGCCATAGCGGGTCCCACAATTCGCGCAAGGTTGGCCATAGTAGAATTCAGTGCTATTGCATTGGGCAGATCTTCTTTTTGGTCTACCATTTCTACCATTAACGATTGTCGGCAGGTTACATCAAAAGCATTTATGATACCCTGTACCAGACTTAAGAAGATGATGGCTGGAATGTTGTAGAACTTGAAAAAGATTATTGCTGCAAGTGCGCCTGCCTGCATCATAGATATGATTTGGGTAATGACAAGGATTTTATAACGGTTGTGCCTGTCGATTAAGCTACCTGCATAAGGGGATAGTATGAGTGAGGGGATTAGACTGGCAAAAGCAACGAGGCCTAATAAAAGTGCTGATCCTGTTAGTCGGTAAACTAACCAGCTTACAGCAGTTTTTTGCATCCATGTTCCTATTAAAGAGATACTTTGGCCATAAAAGAAAAGTTTGAAATTGCGATATTTTAATGATCTAAATATATTCATGTGTAGTAGATGTCTTGAAGACATTACAAATTTCGGCATAAGTTATTGAGTTGTAAAATTGATTGTTTTAATGATATTGATTAGTTTTAACGATTGATTATGGAACTTAGACAACTCAATTATTTTGTAAAAGCTGCTGAACATCTTCATTTTACTGAAGCTGCAGCTGAATCTTTTGTAACACAATCGACTTTATCACAACAGATAAAGCAATTGGAAGAAGAACTGGGTATGTTATTGTTTGATAGGGTTGGTAAGCATGTACGGCTAACAGAGGCGGGTGGTGTATTTCTGGTTCATGCAAAACAGATATTGCTGGATGTACAAAAATCTAAAGCAGCGATATCTGAATTGAACAATCTTGCGATTGGTGATCTTAGGATTGGGGTTACTTATGCATTTAGTTCTATGGTATTGCCAGCATTGGCCCCTTTTTCATCAAAATATCCGGGGATTAAAATATTTATTGAATATGGTACTCCGGAATCGTTGGAAATTAAGTTGAAGGCTGCCGAACTAGATATTATTCTTAGTTTCCACGAGGAGTCTGATAACCAGGGGCTGGAAATGCAGCCTTTGTTTTATTCTAAAATTGTGATGGTAGTTTCGCGAAAGCATTCGTTGGCATCATTAAAAAAGATAACAGTAGCTGAACTTGGCGAGTTGGAGCTTATTTTACCGGGTAAGGGTTTTAGCTCAAGAGATTATGTAAATGAGCTTTTCCGTAAGCGTAAGATTACACCTAAGATCAAGATTGAAATGAATGAAGTAAATTCATTGCTTACTTTGGTAGAAAGTACTTCGTGGGTAACTATTTTAAATGAAAAAGCCATCATCAGCTGGGATACGTTAGTTGCTATTCCAATAGCGGGAAAGGAACAGTACAAGAGAGCATTTATATTAAGACAAAAGGGAATCTATCAAAAGAAGGCTGCAAATTTATTTATTGAAGAGCTGAGCAAGATACTTTGGTAATTTTGATACGCATTGGCGAAACTTTGAGACGGATTCTTTACTTTATCAGGCTCATATTCTCTTTCTTTGTTTATAACCAAATATAAATTAAGAAGATGCGTAAACAATTAATAACAGTTGTATTCATTTTTTGGTGCAGCACAGGCATTAGTTTAGCTCAGGTTTCTCAGGTAAATACTCAGAAATTTGATCGTAAGTCTGGAGTTACAGCAACATACAGCAAAAATATTTTAAAGATAACATGGCCAGCCGGGAATAATAACTATGGGCAGGTTGACCTGAATATGGAAAAGGGAAAACCGTTATTTAGCCGATTGCTTATTGGCGAAGCTAAAAAAGCAAAACTGGTTTCAACAGATCTTGATCCTGCCTTTTTGCTGACTATTGGTAAACGGGATTTGATATCGCAAAACGGATGGAATATATTTTTTGATAAGGTTCCTCAGAAGAAGTACAAGACCTATAATGTAGAGTTAGAGAAATCAACTGCGGCTGTAAAGACCATAGGAAGCAGGACCGTGGTTACCATTTCATCTTTAAAGGCAGATCGTTTTTCGGGTAACCTGGAGATTACTTTTTACAATGGGAGTCCGTTGTTTAACATAGCGGCTGTGATGGCTACCAAAATCGACTCGACTGCGATTGTATATGATGCGGGCTTAATTAACAGATCGGCAAGTTGGAAAAACATATCATGGATAAATACCGGAGATACCTTGCAGAATGTTAAGGCTATTGATACTGACAGTTCGAAAAATATAGCCGTAAAATATAGAACCATAGCTGCAAAGGGAAAGGAGGGGACTTTGGCGATATTCCCAGCGCCTCATCAATATTTTTATCCTTTAGATGAAGCCTTTAATCTGAAATTTACCTGGTATGGGAAGAACTACAGAAAAATGACTAATGGATATGGTATTGGGATTCGTCAGGATTTGGAAGGCGACAGAAGATTTGTTCCGTGGTTTAACTCACCTCCTGATACCAAGCAGCGCCTAAATTTCTTTTGTCTGCTTAGCGCA contains the following coding sequences:
- a CDS encoding MFS transporter; translation: MNIFRSLKYRNFKLFFYGQSISLIGTWMQKTAVSWLVYRLTGSALLLGLVAFASLIPSLILSPYAGSLIDRHNRYKILVITQIISMMQAGALAAIIFFKFYNIPAIIFLSLVQGIINAFDVTCRQSLMVEMVDQKEDLPNAIALNSTMANLARIVGPAMAGVILSTFGEDFCFVGNFLSYIPVLLCLFLMKLNLGVTQRSEKSIWIELEEGFKYVSSDRELSSMILMIGISSLFVIPFNTLMPIFAKDLFHGDAGTFSWFESAAGLGSVISAMYLANLRSAKPLKRIIVLASTIFGVSLIMLAYSGILSLALVFMAFGGIGMMAQTSAINTYIQTHTIPEMRARAISYYIMAYQGMIPIGSLLIGWTAQAFGPRLAVCLAGIIGLCATAMFVVYQNKRSGRQLSFQTILHLR
- a CDS encoding LysR substrate-binding domain-containing protein, which produces MELRQLNYFVKAAEHLHFTEAAAESFVTQSTLSQQIKQLEEELGMLLFDRVGKHVRLTEAGGVFLVHAKQILLDVQKSKAAISELNNLAIGDLRIGVTYAFSSMVLPALAPFSSKYPGIKIFIEYGTPESLEIKLKAAELDIILSFHEESDNQGLEMQPLFYSKIVMVVSRKHSLASLKKITVAELGELELILPGKGFSSRDYVNELFRKRKITPKIKIEMNEVNSLLTLVESTSWVTILNEKAIISWDTLVAIPIAGKEQYKRAFILRQKGIYQKKAANLFIEELSKILW